A stretch of the Deltaproteobacteria bacterium genome encodes the following:
- the miaA gene encoding tRNA (adenosine(37)-N6)-dimethylallyltransferase MiaA, with amino-acid sequence MQKLLILCGPTGIGKTALSLEVAEKMGAEIIGADSQTVLKDFNIGTAKPSSEEQERVPHHLLDVVCFNEVFDAVSFVKLADEAIAAVRSKNKIPLICGGSGLYLKALVYGLMEAPKRDVGFRKALEERIEQEGLQNLYQELQTIDAFRAAQIHPHDALRIIRALELHHLSGQKPSALSSAHQFREKRYETLKIGLRLPLEELYARINARVIKMLEAGWLTEVQGLLTKGYDLLYSKTQALGYKTLALHLEGKISLEQAIKQIQKETRHYAKRQMTWFRADPEIVWFHPQAVGEILEKINFFLATFLESRR; translated from the coding sequence ATGCAAAAACTCCTCATCCTCTGTGGTCCTACCGGCATCGGTAAAACCGCGCTCTCTCTCGAAGTCGCTGAAAAAATGGGTGCCGAAATTATTGGGGCCGATTCTCAAACAGTGTTGAAAGATTTTAACATTGGTACTGCAAAACCCTCGTCCGAAGAACAGGAGCGGGTTCCCCATCATCTGTTGGATGTCGTTTGTTTCAATGAAGTGTTTGATGCCGTTTCTTTCGTAAAACTGGCAGATGAGGCCATTGCAGCGGTGCGTTCAAAAAATAAGATTCCACTGATCTGTGGTGGCAGTGGTTTGTATTTAAAGGCCCTGGTTTATGGATTGATGGAGGCCCCCAAGCGGGATGTGGGCTTTCGAAAAGCGCTGGAAGAAAGAATAGAACAAGAAGGACTGCAAAATTTATATCAGGAATTGCAAACGATCGACGCCTTTCGTGCAGCGCAAATTCATCCCCACGATGCCCTGCGTATTATTCGCGCCCTGGAGTTGCATCATCTGAGCGGACAGAAGCCCAGTGCGCTTTCCAGCGCCCATCAGTTCAGAGAGAAGCGCTATGAGACCTTAAAAATAGGACTGCGTCTGCCTTTGGAAGAGCTTTATGCCCGTATCAATGCGCGGGTGATAAAAATGTTGGAGGCGGGTTGGTTGACCGAGGTGCAAGGGCTATTAACTAAAGGTTACGATCTTCTGTATTCCAAAACCCAAGCCTTGGGTTATAAAACTTTAGCCCTGCATTTAGAGGGGAAAATTTCTTTGGAGCAGGCGATTAAGCAAATTCAAAAAGAAACCCGCCACTACGCCAAGCGGCAAATGACCTGGTTTAGGGCTGATCCTGAAATTGTCTGGTTTCATCCTCAGGCGGTGGGTGAAATTTTAGAGAAAATTAATTTTTTCTTAGCAACATTTCTTGAAAGCCGTCGATAG
- a CDS encoding transglycosylase domain-containing protein produces MTSEKQKPKRSFFVRLSLFFFKFFLLLFILGVTFAIGAYQFFSRDLPKMDRIEDYNPPLVSEVFDSEGFKIGEFWSECRFLTPIKEVPDRVIKGFLASEDERFFEHHGLDPMGILRAFITNLKAGHVVQGGSTITQQVTKALVLSPERTYDRKIKEAILATKIESKFSKDQILFLYLNQIFLGNRAYGIAAAARNYFHKTLKELNVAEVAMIAGLSKSPSGFNPLVNPERAKTRQWYVIDRMLELGFISKQEAAEAKNYKLNLYRAGTDKDFNLQYAPYFVEHVRRALTDKYGNDALYKSGWKIYTTTNLDMQRAAQNAVDRGVREVDHRHGFRGASQHLGNDLEAINQFNEANHIKLVEAAGLGDQQTRKRDQLLQLKTPIEAGKYYDAVILSGSRTKGFEVMVGNEKGNIVSEGTNWAGAADQLKPGDVVQVKLYNKPEVKNKDDQKVKAAKKGEAKKEMVKSETRSSEEVSSALLFSLDQEPDLEGALFSYEPYSGEIKAIVGGVSYLKSEFNRATQAVRQPGSSVKPLIYSAALDKGYTPNTVIQDSPLMFEESPGKFWTPKNYGGGYSGATTFRSALVHSKNVVTVRITMDIGTHYITAYMRKLGLSTPVFKYYSMALGANDVYLSEMARAYGTFATGGILPDLYFVRKIVDPKNKIIEEHKDPGKKYIITWDESKQQNAGAALSTVDSHSAKGEEGQGKASIPESQPETQTAESQAESAPESQSKAKTAKAESKSKTEDNKIPWDEMQFRDDLVKSGEEAISKDQLTLSEYEKKILYGSYIPKDHVISPITAVTMVSIMQDIVKSGTGTAVLPLGKPAAGKTGTTNGSTDAWFIGYTPTLVAGVWVGHDEKIKSIGHGETGGHVSAPIWLYYMQEASKKYPTKDFKVPSWIDLSQYQKPLEAVQGDAESADFMGTVPGGVNSGAKSSKGSGADFFSNDL; encoded by the coding sequence ATGACGTCTGAAAAACAAAAGCCAAAAAGATCTTTTTTTGTTCGTCTCTCACTTTTTTTCTTCAAGTTTTTTCTACTCCTTTTTATTCTGGGTGTAACCTTCGCCATTGGAGCCTATCAGTTTTTCTCTCGCGATCTTCCTAAAATGGATAGGATTGAAGATTACAATCCTCCCTTGGTCTCTGAAGTATTTGATTCGGAGGGATTTAAAATTGGTGAATTCTGGAGCGAATGCCGTTTTCTCACTCCCATCAAGGAAGTTCCCGACCGCGTGATCAAGGGGTTTTTAGCCAGTGAAGATGAACGTTTTTTTGAACACCATGGATTAGATCCCATGGGAATACTACGTGCGTTCATCACCAACCTTAAGGCAGGTCATGTAGTTCAGGGAGGGTCCACCATTACCCAACAGGTGACCAAGGCCTTGGTTCTCTCACCGGAGAGAACTTATGACCGAAAAATAAAAGAGGCCATTCTGGCCACAAAGATTGAAAGCAAATTTTCGAAGGATCAAATACTGTTCTTATACCTCAACCAGATCTTTTTAGGAAATCGCGCCTATGGAATTGCTGCTGCCGCCCGCAATTATTTTCACAAAACTTTAAAGGAACTCAATGTCGCTGAAGTAGCCATGATTGCAGGGCTCTCAAAATCTCCTTCGGGATTCAATCCGCTGGTAAACCCGGAGCGAGCAAAAACCCGCCAATGGTATGTCATCGACCGCATGCTGGAATTGGGCTTTATTTCCAAGCAGGAGGCCGCGGAGGCAAAAAACTATAAATTGAACCTGTACCGCGCGGGAACTGACAAAGATTTCAATCTGCAATACGCCCCCTATTTTGTAGAACATGTCCGCCGCGCACTGACCGACAAATATGGCAATGATGCCCTCTACAAAAGTGGATGGAAAATCTATACCACAACCAACTTAGACATGCAGAGGGCTGCGCAAAATGCGGTGGATCGTGGGGTGAGAGAAGTCGATCATCGTCACGGATTCCGCGGCGCCTCACAGCACTTGGGAAATGATCTTGAAGCGATCAACCAGTTCAATGAAGCAAACCATATTAAGTTAGTAGAAGCAGCAGGCTTGGGAGATCAGCAAACTCGAAAAAGAGATCAACTGCTTCAACTCAAAACCCCCATTGAAGCAGGAAAATATTACGATGCGGTGATTCTCTCTGGATCCAGGACAAAAGGTTTTGAAGTGATGGTGGGCAATGAAAAAGGAAACATTGTCTCCGAAGGCACAAACTGGGCGGGGGCTGCCGATCAACTCAAGCCAGGGGATGTGGTGCAGGTAAAATTGTACAATAAGCCCGAAGTAAAAAACAAAGACGATCAAAAAGTAAAAGCTGCAAAAAAAGGTGAAGCAAAAAAAGAAATGGTTAAAAGCGAAACCAGAAGCAGTGAAGAAGTTTCCAGCGCCCTTCTTTTTTCTCTCGACCAGGAACCCGATCTGGAAGGCGCACTTTTTTCTTATGAGCCCTACAGCGGCGAAATTAAGGCCATTGTCGGCGGGGTAAGTTATTTAAAGAGTGAATTCAATCGTGCCACCCAGGCCGTTCGTCAACCGGGTTCCTCGGTGAAGCCCCTTATCTATTCTGCCGCATTGGACAAGGGATATACACCCAATACGGTCATCCAGGATTCCCCTTTGATGTTCGAAGAATCCCCCGGAAAATTTTGGACTCCCAAGAATTATGGAGGAGGATATTCGGGGGCCACCACCTTCCGTTCCGCTTTGGTGCATTCCAAGAACGTGGTGACTGTACGTATCACCATGGACATTGGCACCCACTATATCACAGCCTATATGCGTAAATTGGGACTCAGTACTCCCGTTTTCAAATATTACTCGATGGCCTTGGGTGCGAACGATGTTTATCTTTCCGAGATGGCACGGGCTTACGGCACTTTTGCTACCGGTGGCATTTTACCCGACTTGTATTTTGTAAGAAAAATTGTGGACCCAAAAAATAAAATTATCGAAGAGCATAAAGATCCTGGAAAAAAATATATTATTACCTGGGATGAAAGCAAACAGCAGAACGCTGGTGCCGCGCTTTCTACCGTTGATTCTCATTCTGCCAAGGGAGAAGAGGGGCAGGGAAAAGCAAGCATCCCTGAGTCTCAACCTGAAACCCAAACCGCTGAGTCTCAAGCCGAATCGGCCCCGGAATCTCAAAGCAAAGCCAAGACTGCAAAGGCAGAATCAAAATCTAAAACAGAGGATAATAAAATTCCCTGGGACGAAATGCAGTTCAGAGACGATTTGGTAAAAAGCGGGGAAGAAGCCATTAGCAAAGATCAGCTGACTTTAAGTGAGTATGAAAAGAAGATTTTGTATGGTAGTTATATTCCCAAAGATCATGTCATCAGTCCCATCACGGCGGTTACCATGGTCTCCATCATGCAGGATATCGTCAAATCCGGTACGGGTACGGCCGTGCTTCCCTTGGGAAAACCTGCCGCCGGGAAAACCGGGACCACCAATGGTTCCACCGATGCCTGGTTCATTGGCTATACACCCACTTTGGTAGCGGGAGTTTGGGTGGGACACGATGAAAAGATCAAATCGATTGGCCATGGAGAAACGGGAGGCCATGTCTCGGCGCCCATTTGGCTCTATTACATGCAAGAGGCTAGCAAAAAATATCCTACTAAAGATTTCAAGGTCCCCTCCTGGATAGATCTTTCTCAGTATCAAAAACCCTTGGAGGCCGTACAGGGGGATGCTGAATCCGCAGATTTTATGGGAACGGTGCCTGGTGGGGTGAACAGCGGGGCAAAATCTTCCAAAGGGAGTGGCGCAGATTTCTTTTCGAATGACCTTTAA
- a CDS encoding S8 family serine peptidase: MKRILSLILGFFSLLFIPGNLQAQSTPQKQLLIQFNPDLVHTREAGVNALKMLATAARINTSNIQYIDFIQYHLLTLTDPEVNAAEALLQLKRADTSHLILNSEVNAAVQAHLSPNDPGFSSQWALAGGSANIGALAAWDINHSAKNVPIAIIDSGIDPSNTDEIRDNLTYYYDFISNSPVEVDGYTHGTKVFGIIAAAGNNQHGIAGLAWEAQVMSLRVLDNDGNSTIAITLPAIDAAIQHHAKIINISWGASTAAPSSALEQALRQARDAGILVVCSAGNLGGDNDLDNRNYPSSYNLDNIIAVAASDNSDSLASFGSYGSNYGAHTVHLAAPGKHIYSLSRGSYEYGDGTSFAAPYVTATAALLWGLKPDLTYQQVKQLILDNVDVIAAFQGKTTTGGRLNVQKALQAARGVAPAAPTSSPTVTPPTSTTGDGQSPVVDGAQVTPTSAPPAPTPEPGSSGGSGGGCSLEATGSHANNVYYLIGLVIFIFIQSIPLSPCGRG, from the coding sequence ATGAAAAGAATTCTCTCTTTAATTTTAGGCTTTTTTAGCCTTCTTTTTATTCCCGGCAATCTTCAAGCTCAAAGCACTCCACAGAAACAACTGCTCATTCAATTTAATCCAGACCTAGTCCATACTCGTGAAGCCGGAGTTAATGCCTTAAAAATGCTTGCCACTGCAGCCCGGATCAACACTTCGAATATTCAATACATCGACTTCATTCAATACCACCTGCTGACTCTCACCGATCCAGAGGTGAATGCTGCAGAGGCATTGCTGCAACTAAAGCGAGCAGACACCTCGCATCTGATTTTAAACAGCGAAGTAAATGCCGCCGTACAAGCCCATCTCAGTCCTAATGATCCTGGGTTTAGCAGCCAGTGGGCACTTGCGGGCGGCTCTGCCAATATTGGGGCCCTGGCCGCCTGGGATATTAATCACTCTGCCAAAAATGTTCCCATCGCCATTATCGATTCGGGAATTGACCCAAGCAATACAGATGAAATTAGAGACAATCTTACCTATTACTACGATTTTATTTCCAACAGCCCAGTCGAGGTCGATGGTTATACCCATGGCACCAAAGTGTTTGGGATTATCGCCGCAGCAGGCAACAACCAGCATGGCATTGCAGGCCTGGCTTGGGAGGCGCAAGTGATGTCGCTTCGAGTTTTAGATAACGACGGCAATTCTACTATTGCCATCACTTTACCGGCGATTGACGCTGCCATTCAACACCATGCCAAAATCATTAACATCAGCTGGGGTGCCAGTACGGCAGCTCCCTCTAGCGCCTTGGAGCAGGCGTTAAGACAGGCTAGAGATGCGGGAATTCTCGTGGTCTGCAGCGCAGGCAACCTGGGGGGAGACAATGATTTGGACAACAGAAATTATCCCTCCAGTTATAATCTAGACAATATCATTGCCGTTGCCGCCAGTGATAATAGCGATAGCCTTGCCTCATTTGGTAGTTATGGTAGCAATTACGGAGCCCACACGGTCCACCTTGCCGCACCGGGAAAGCACATCTACAGCCTCTCTCGAGGAAGCTATGAATATGGAGATGGAACTTCTTTTGCAGCTCCCTATGTAACCGCTACTGCAGCACTCCTCTGGGGCCTCAAACCCGATTTGACTTATCAGCAAGTCAAGCAGCTCATTTTAGATAACGTGGATGTGATCGCTGCTTTTCAGGGAAAAACCACTACTGGCGGCAGACTAAATGTACAAAAGGCTTTGCAAGCAGCTCGAGGGGTAGCTCCAGCAGCTCCAACCTCATCCCCTACCGTCACCCCCCCTACAAGTACAACGGGGGATGGGCAAAGCCCAGTGGTAGATGGAGCGCAGGTCACCCCTACAAGCGCCCCTCCAGCACCCACTCCAGAACCTGGCTCCAGTGGAGGATCTGGCGGGGGATGCAGTTTGGAGGCAACAGGATCTCATGCAAACAATGTTTATTATCTGATAGGGCTTGTGATTTTTATTTTCATTCAGAGCATTCCCCTCTCCCCTTGCGGGAGAGGGTAG
- the mutL gene encoding DNA mismatch repair endonuclease MutL: MSSKIIQLPPEIAEKIAAGEVVERPLSVVKELVENSVDAGATRIEVFLEEGGKKLIRVQDDGMGMNPSEMRLALQRHATSKVKSLEDLFAISTLGFRGEALPSLAAISKFCLQSRSREENSFAYELYLEGGKSIHEREVGHPFGTTIEISELFYNTPARLKFLKSSETEWNHIEEFITAMALAHPEVQWVVRHQDKEKIRYVQKGLQDRMLEVWGKEVFSGFYPLLQEQGDYSLQGYIAHPNLSKSQARGLYVFVNGRWVKDRLLNHAVSTGYRNLLMQHQYPLVVLFLNLPASEVDVNVHPTKREVRFVKTQFVHHFISEAIHAELVKAPWVEKQLPVDSFIPPESPLNKGGWGGVSNWKKENFDSLSSQRKAQSELECLTPHPNPLPQGERGLGRGVGEQVAKAGVLPFASLKIIGQLKLTYILCESEHHLVLIDQHAAHERLGYEQIKKSYEKRELKSQNLLVPEQLNLKESELELIRPYQEKFEELGLRVEEFGRDCLLVKAVPEILGKLEVKKLIENILEDLKNFPQSRRLEEKLDHLFATMACHRQVRAGDKLAREEMQALISQLDAEAVLYHCPHGRPLMVQVSYAEIEKWFKRVL; the protein is encoded by the coding sequence ATGTCTTCCAAAATTATACAGCTCCCTCCCGAGATAGCCGAAAAAATTGCGGCGGGCGAAGTGGTCGAGCGGCCTTTGTCAGTCGTCAAAGAACTGGTCGAAAATAGTGTAGACGCCGGGGCCACGCGAATTGAGGTTTTTCTGGAAGAGGGGGGGAAGAAGCTCATCCGGGTTCAGGACGATGGCATGGGTATGAATCCCAGCGAAATGCGGCTGGCCTTGCAAAGGCATGCAACCTCCAAAGTAAAAAGTCTTGAAGATCTTTTTGCTATTTCTACCCTGGGTTTTCGGGGAGAGGCCCTGCCTTCCCTGGCGGCCATCTCAAAATTCTGCTTACAAAGCCGCTCTCGAGAAGAAAACTCTTTTGCCTACGAGCTTTATCTGGAAGGGGGTAAATCGATTCACGAACGCGAAGTGGGGCATCCTTTTGGGACCACGATAGAAATCAGCGAACTTTTTTATAACACCCCGGCACGACTGAAATTTCTCAAATCGAGTGAAACAGAATGGAACCATATCGAAGAATTCATCACCGCGATGGCCTTGGCTCATCCCGAAGTGCAATGGGTGGTACGTCATCAGGATAAAGAAAAAATTCGATATGTTCAAAAAGGGCTGCAAGATCGAATGCTCGAGGTGTGGGGGAAAGAGGTTTTTAGCGGATTTTATCCCTTGTTGCAGGAACAGGGCGATTACAGTCTGCAAGGCTACATTGCGCATCCCAATCTTTCCAAATCACAGGCGCGCGGCCTGTATGTGTTTGTGAATGGGCGTTGGGTAAAAGACCGTTTACTGAATCATGCGGTATCGACCGGCTATCGCAATTTACTGATGCAACATCAGTATCCGCTGGTGGTTTTATTTCTGAATCTGCCTGCTTCCGAGGTGGATGTGAATGTGCATCCTACCAAACGCGAAGTGCGTTTTGTGAAGACGCAGTTTGTGCACCATTTTATTTCGGAGGCAATTCACGCGGAGTTGGTGAAGGCGCCGTGGGTGGAGAAGCAGTTGCCAGTAGATTCCTTTATCCCCCCTGAATCCCCCCTTAATAAGGGGGGGTGGGGGGGTGTTTCCAATTGGAAAAAAGAAAATTTCGATTCTCTTTCTTCCCAACGAAAAGCACAAAGTGAACTCGAGTGTTTGACCCCTCACCCTAACCCTCTCCCCCAAGGGGAGAGGGGACTGGGACGGGGAGTGGGGGAGCAAGTAGCAAAAGCCGGCGTGCTCCCCTTCGCCTCGCTCAAAATCATCGGCCAACTCAAGCTCACCTACATTTTATGCGAGTCCGAACATCATCTCGTCCTCATTGATCAACACGCCGCCCACGAGCGTTTGGGGTATGAACAGATCAAAAAATCTTACGAAAAACGAGAGCTCAAAAGCCAGAATCTTCTGGTGCCCGAACAGCTAAACCTGAAAGAATCTGAGCTGGAGCTGATTCGCCCTTATCAGGAAAAATTTGAAGAGCTGGGTTTGAGGGTTGAAGAATTTGGTAGAGATTGCCTGCTCGTGAAGGCCGTGCCAGAAATTTTGGGAAAGCTGGAGGTTAAAAAGTTGATTGAAAATATTTTGGAAGATCTGAAAAATTTTCCTCAAAGTCGAAGGCTGGAAGAAAAGCTGGATCATCTCTTTGCAACCATGGCCTGTCACCGGCAGGTGCGGGCAGGGGATAAGCTGGCGAGGGAAGAAATGCAGGCCCTGATTTCTCAACTCGATGCCGAAGCGGTGCTCTATCACTGTCCCCACGGGCGTCCGCTGATGGTGCAGGTGTCTTATGCGGAGATTGAGAAGTGGTTTAAGAGGGTGCTGTAA
- a CDS encoding 2-hydroxyacid dehydrogenase — MKILVYDIHKFERALLEQTLGKNHPVEYVELKLNEHSVNLARNFQAVIVFIHDTVSAPVLESLKQNGIRFLITRSAGFNHIDLEAAKRSEIRIANVPHYSPYAVAEHTLALMLALNRKIIRAHHRLMDLNFSLNGLVGFDMHGKTVGIVGLGKIGKVVAKILSGFGCKLLTYDIKPDENFNKTYDILFTPLDEIYKQADILTLHVPLNLQTRYLINQESLVKMKKGVMLINTSRGALINTRDAITALKSGQIGYLGLDVYEEENELFFEDHSEDILQDDKIARLMSFPNVLITSHQAFLTQEALENIAKTTAENLDCFEKNKKCENELT; from the coding sequence ATGAAAATCCTCGTTTATGACATCCATAAATTTGAGCGAGCTCTCTTAGAACAAACCTTGGGCAAAAATCACCCAGTTGAGTATGTCGAACTAAAGTTGAACGAACACAGCGTAAATCTTGCCAGAAATTTTCAAGCGGTGATCGTCTTTATTCACGATACGGTAAGCGCCCCTGTGCTTGAGTCTTTAAAACAAAATGGCATTCGCTTTCTGATCACAAGGTCTGCAGGTTTTAATCACATCGATTTGGAAGCCGCAAAACGTTCAGAAATACGCATAGCTAATGTCCCCCACTATTCTCCTTATGCCGTGGCCGAGCATACCCTGGCCTTGATGCTGGCACTCAACCGCAAAATCATTCGTGCCCATCATCGACTCATGGACCTTAATTTTTCCTTAAATGGCCTGGTGGGATTTGACATGCACGGCAAAACCGTCGGTATTGTCGGTCTGGGAAAGATAGGCAAAGTCGTCGCAAAAATTTTGTCCGGTTTTGGATGTAAACTTTTAACTTATGATATCAAACCCGATGAAAACTTTAATAAAACCTATGACATCCTTTTCACTCCTCTCGATGAAATTTACAAACAGGCGGATATTCTCACACTGCATGTCCCCCTGAATTTGCAAACCCGTTACCTCATCAATCAGGAAAGCCTGGTAAAAATGAAAAAAGGGGTCATGCTCATCAACACCAGTCGGGGGGCCTTGATCAACACTCGCGATGCAATCACTGCCCTGAAATCAGGGCAGATCGGATATTTGGGTTTGGATGTGTACGAAGAAGAAAACGAACTTTTCTTTGAAGACCATTCCGAAGATATTCTTCAAGATGATAAAATTGCTCGTCTCATGAGCTTTCCTAATGTTCTCATCACCAGCCATCAAGCCTTTCTCACTCAAGAGGCTCTCGAAAATATTGCAAAAACGACAGCAGAAAATCTGGATTGCTTCGAGAAAAACAAGAAGTGTGAAAATGAATTAACCTGA
- a CDS encoding phosphatase PAP2 family protein has product MKKIIYLFIGIFSLQQFFPCLLKAEESQDQAYAERSQSGSRFFFSDLPKHLAYDMKESFWGWGGLAFLLGTGLSVGLTKTDHNLQSKFQPNDLLGSKANTVLSTAGSPYVWGGASLVVTAVGAGIHDEKLLTTGESLLETFFWTQSLSLGLKYAVGRDRPNGDSRGFPSAHTSASFGSAAVLQSMYGYKAGIPAYLFSSLVAVSRVDSYHHFLSDVLMGATLGTVIGYGTAKYHKKLHNFSLTPQISPNEYGMLFQSSF; this is encoded by the coding sequence ATGAAAAAAATTATTTATTTATTCATTGGAATTTTCTCACTCCAACAATTCTTCCCTTGCTTGTTGAAGGCGGAAGAAAGTCAAGATCAAGCTTATGCAGAGCGATCTCAATCAGGCTCCCGTTTCTTTTTTTCGGACCTGCCCAAGCATTTGGCTTATGACATGAAAGAAAGTTTTTGGGGATGGGGAGGATTGGCATTTCTTTTGGGAACGGGCCTTTCGGTGGGCTTGACCAAGACCGATCATAATCTTCAATCCAAATTTCAACCCAATGATTTATTAGGCTCCAAGGCCAATACGGTCCTCAGCACTGCAGGTTCACCCTACGTTTGGGGTGGGGCAAGTTTGGTTGTGACCGCTGTGGGCGCTGGAATTCATGATGAAAAACTTCTCACTACAGGAGAAAGTCTGCTTGAAACTTTTTTTTGGACTCAAAGTTTGAGCCTGGGTTTAAAATACGCGGTGGGAAGGGACAGACCCAATGGGGATTCCCGGGGTTTTCCTTCTGCACATACGAGCGCAAGTTTTGGTTCGGCCGCTGTCTTACAATCAATGTATGGGTATAAGGCGGGGATCCCCGCCTATCTATTTTCAAGTTTGGTGGCAGTCTCTCGCGTAGACTCTTATCATCACTTTTTGTCGGATGTATTAATGGGAGCAACGCTGGGAACCGTCATCGGATATGGAACTGCGAAGTATCATAAAAAACTTCACAACTTCAGCTTAACCCCTCAAATTTCTCCCAATGAATATGGAATGCTCTTCCAAAGCAGTTTTTAA